In the Pelmatolapia mariae isolate MD_Pm_ZW linkage group LG10_11, Pm_UMD_F_2, whole genome shotgun sequence genome, TTTAGAGGACAAAGACTAAAGATAATCAAACAAAGTCAGTCCCTGTTTTATGAACCCTCTGCTGATAGTCACCAGTCACATCCAGCTCTGACTGCTGAGCTGATGCCTCACCGTCTGGCAGACAGAACATTGCAGACTTTCACAGAGCTGCATGTTCAAATTAATAAtgctattttgtgtttttaatattagtATGCTTTAATGTGCCAACAGCAACTGATAAAGAATAagttcaataaaaattaaaaaatggatAATCTTACatattgtgatatatatatatatatatatatcacaatatgtaagattatatatatatgtatgcatatatgtatgtatgtatatatatatatatatatatatgtgtgtatgtgtgtgtgtatatatatatatatgtatatatgtgtgtgtgtgtatatacatatgtatatatacatatatgtatgtataaaataaatgtactgtttaaatGTCATACATACAGTTACTTTGATATTCACTGCAATTTCTGCAGGTTTGGTGGCTGACGGAGGTTTGAGAGAGTAAGtctgcatttcatttcatttcatttcatttcttgcaTTAATGCGTTTGACTTATTTCAGTGGTCATTCCAATTTCACTGTAACTGCTAATAAAATATGATGATCAGCATGAAAATGACCACACATACATCCTCTCAGCACTATTTCTGAGTAACTATACAGTTTGACAGGATTGTGTTTGACTGTGTGAGAGATCGGCACGGCACCGTTTTAGAtcccccaaaacaaaccaagaatctttttaaaaaatcaagttaTAATTGTGCACCTTTAAAAACAACTAAGCTGAAGTTATAATGGCAACATAAGTGAGACATCAAACTACagtttgtatttacttttgtattttctaattattattttattttttaattcattttgaacATTACTTAGTGTCCAGAATggattttcctctttcagattagtttttaaagtttttgaaaatgtttagttttagtttagttttcattcGTTTCAGTGTCTATTATTCTAATGAGGACATATGTCATCAGCGCaggtattacaataaaaactaaCTAAAGCAAaggttactttatttttttattattattattttattccattttcCAAGTTCCaaatttagtttttagtttatttttaggtaaatataaaacaaacagatgCAAACTCAATCTGAACAAACCAACAATAACCAAAATTGACCCGACAGCCTCGAGACACACAAGGGgaaacataaaacaacaaatgatctaaaagcaaaaaacatAAGCAACCTTTTAATCGCTTCTTTAACagtaaacaaatacaaaataacaaAGTATATAACTCAAGAATCAGAGAAGAttacttttgtatttttgacTAGTCATTTAGCAAAATGTGGCACGCACCAATCAGCACTTCCTGTAATATTCTTGGGCCCATCCCAGGCTCACTTGATGCCAGCAGACATACAGACCTCCCAGCACCAGTAAAAGagggaaaataaaacacaagataAATTTAACAATTCAGTATGAGGAATAAAAGTGAACTAAatgagtgcactatacaggtcatcggatgttcaagatgggctttacgtctaccaacaactgctcacactgccaaaccaatacaccggacaattatatccacgctctttggttctgtccaccagttcagaagttttggtgcgagatatgtgaagacttatcaaagtgtctgaaatgtaacattccaacttcccctttagtgtgcttgcTGGGCAACCTGGATGAGGTCattacagaaataaacacagcccacattgttttcactgccctatgcatagccaagaaaatgGTCCTCattaactgcaaaaataaaaataatcttaattttaaccaatatagaaatgatctattagattacattagtcttgatacagcctcggccaccacatcagatcaattgctctgggctcctttgatcagctccatcacctagtgggggtggggggtcatagtttggtcccaccttcgctgttgtgattggtgtgggggtagggacaggcttagggcgtcggggggttccccaggagcatcttccttggagggctcaacccggggtagcggtcatggccaattaagggctctgttggctcttaggtgacggtttcctcgtggctgcgtgcagcggggctaggggagggtctgtgctgttggacgtgggttactgacctggtagcctggctgcccctgggtgggtccggggcgggcgtggggttctgggggtgctccgtctctgggctggggccctggctgggccttgggggcttgggtcctggttggtgtgtcgcCAGggttgtgggtgggtgggtgtatgggggctcagccctggcgtggggtgccgccagtgcatcgagccacctggggggctcttcaactggtgggggaggctgttacatcttgcaggaggtctcctctctccaggaactcactctgcaggtggggagaggtggaggaagaactcagcctgggcgtctattgtcttgtctagtctggaagatgagtggatgatggggtgggtgcagttttctctgtggtggggtcgggtgggctgtcccgggctctgtggggccgggcggcactgctgaactgggccctggtctggatgggcctgggcccccttgccctggtgggttgcagagtatgggggtgcctactggggtcagcaggggagctggccccagagaggggtcacttgcccctcccttccttccctccccatctccagctgcctccctcttcccgctccaccacaatcacccacacatgcagggccttggggtaaaggtgtgtcaccagggtgcaggggaggcatccccccccctctgtccccttctggctgcctgtgggataaaattgaggcacaacttagacattcacattgctcacactctcataacacatacatataggaccttgggggtgggcacgctacacggcatccagaagaccatcagggtgtacaacctcacccctggcacctctcaattttaaatacacgtagacattgagggctatcaggaggggctatgcgcttacctgctgctctctggcaggtagctccatgccctcctgggttttaaatgcatcttagaacacacatgcatcaacaatACATATGAGCgagcggagggaggtttggagtcttcacacacccccgttctctgttgcctgttggggtggggggtctgggaggaggagttggccgtctcctggcttctgctccgcggctgctgagcgacccctcatctggggctctcctcagctctttctgggatagtggcatggttgcccctccgttggtcttccttggtctcttgtgctctgagggcctctggatgtctggagcctggatctcctccatacctgcttcatgccctggaggacagggctgtggccccccacaccctctagcagatcattacatgaaggaaccttttaaatacaagcgcgctcacgctcacaggtgtacacacgggtgctcacacacacaaactacaccctttttggctcctacctaaAAGCACACTGTACGCTGTCGATtctacgtgctgcacaataatgtttaatatttagtatttactgttatattcacatagatcattgcaatgatgttgtttattatattgctctctttttttgcttgttttgtcttttttctttctcaacagctGATCCAGGTGACTGATAGATGtatgttttgtctgtttgttttgttggtttttgttttttgccctttatcaccatccctcttccccgctgtttttctttccctctttctttctcccatttcttttcctcagtcaagtctgtcccgtgtgtagcaagtgaaaaaaataaaaaaacaataaaagcaaaggtgaatcaaatagaccattacagtaaggctgggatggtccatttggtaaagtaaatccgttggttctttgcctttagacaaaaattctgatggcaaaagagccaaacgggacaggcacaaaaaaaaaagaaaaaaaaaagaactaaatgtGAACGCGGCAAGAAGATTATGGttcaacatttttgttttctttatgttcATGTATATCGTGATGTGCAATGTGTATCAAAACTAACACAACACCAGTGTGTTACGTGACCTCTAGATGCACGGGGTTACCAACTTTACAGATGTATAACTGTCAGTGAATCTACCACCGTTTGAATGGCTTAGCATGCTGACTTTTGGAACCGTGTAATCTTTAAAACTCTCAATACAAGATAAGACCAATTATGAAATATGTAAAGTGCACTTTGCATAAACTTTACTGCATTAAATGTAGAAAGACACAAAACTAGAAGCAACACCATGATTACAGTGCATTACTGCACACACTGTATTGCACACAGAGCAAGAATTACTTTAATAATTTCCATTAAAACTTACTATGAAGTTGTAATTAAAGTACGTGTCTCTCTTTTAAGGAAATTTACATTTAATCCTAAAGAGGGAATAGACAACCCAGTGATGGTCATCACAGATGATGCAGGTACCCCGCTTGCCTGTGTAGTAGCCATTGGGGAAAGCCTGCTTTCTTTATGACAGCTCTCTTGTGTCTCTTCTGCTTCAGACTCTGTGTGGACGCCCATCCCACGCTCGTGTATCCTTAAACGCGAGGATGGCGAGTTCTACGGCTTCCATCTGCGTGTGGAGAGGGGCCGTCGGGGACACATAATTAGAAATGTGGTGTCAGGTGGGGTCGCAGAGCGTAGCGGCCTTCGAGACGGAGACAGACTGCTAGAAGTTAACAACTGCTATATTGATGATGTTCCTCACCCTGAGGTAAGACAAGCTTCCTTCATAGTTAAATAGAAACCAGAGAAGCAACACAAAGCTGTCTAACTGGATCTGTCACGTTTCCAAATGTATAAATCAGGTGGCTAGGAAGATAAAGGTAAGCGGACACCAGTTGTGTTTATTAGTGCTGGATGGAGAGGATTATGAACGGGCTGTGTCCCGAGGTCAGGACCTGCAACGTCTGGCCCACATGGATGAGAGCTGCAAACCACCCAGGCTTTGTCACATCACCAGGGATCCTGTCTCAGGTCTGGGCATCACCGTTACTCCTTTGGAAGGTAAAACGTCTCCCTGTAATCACAAGAAGCCTAAGATTTGAGATCAGATGTCCGGGTCGAAGTCTGTGCAGTGTTATTCAGATGCTGCTCCTGTTTCGGCTTCGTAGGAGAGAAAGGTCGCTTTGTAGTGAACCCAGTGGCAGGAGGTGCAGCTGAAAAGGCAGCGCTGTGTCAGGGAGATCGCCTGGTGTGGATAAATGGAGCGATGGTGTCTGATCTCACACACTCTGCACTCAGCAAAATGGTTTGTTGACTTTTTGTAACTGTTTTCATAGATTTTGGCCTCAGAGTGATGCAACAGATAATGCATCAGGTTATCTTTGGTCTAACCATAATATCTACATATATTTTATTGTAGATGAAGAAATGTGGTGATCACATCACCATCTTAGTGATCGACAGTGAGAGTGAAAAGAAGTACACGCAAAGGAGGCTCCCCATCCTGCCCACCATGGCTACCCCTCATCAGCTACCTTATAGAGCCCGAACACGCCACCTGATCTCCGTGTCTGAGAGCTTTGGTTTTCTTCTACGGCTGGAGAAAGTGCCATCAGGACGCACATGTGAGATGATGAAAAATTGCTGAAAACTGAAtcattttcactgttttgctgtTAAATAAACTGGGTATATATTAACCAACAGATCACGTCCTGCGTGAAATGACCAGAGGCAGTCCTGCAGAGAGGGCGGGTGTGAGGGATGGAGAGCTGCTGCTGGAGGTCAACGGCGAGTCAGTGGAGTCACTGAAGCACGAGGAGGTTGTGGACAGAGTGAAGCTGAGCGGACGAGAGGTCTATCTCACCACCATCACTCCCATGGGGCTAGGGTTTTATACGCAGGTGGCCATCACTTACCACATACATGCGCTGCTTTTCCAGTTGATTCAAGTGTACATCGAGGGTGGTGCACCCATTTGGAGGCCACACCTGATACTGTGATATTGTTACatctttcctttgttttctctcCTGCAGCTGGGTCTGTCTCCGCTTCTTTTCTGTGAGGATGATGCAGCTGATGAAGGAAAGGAGAGTAGTGTGCCGACTTCTGTAGAGGAGAACTCGCCACCGAAGGAAATGCATGTCTCAAGTAATCTTAGACTCTGCTCTCTCCAGAAAGGCCCTTTGGGATTTGGCTTTAAATTAGGCTGTGACCCACAGAGTCCTGGGACTTTCATCAGTCAGGTTTTAGTGGTTTTTTtgcataaacacagacaca is a window encoding:
- the nherf4b gene encoding NHERF family PDZ scaffold protein 4b, with product MSSLIQDVYILIIERVSTGLKFTFNPKEGIDNPVMVITDDADSVWTPIPRSCILKREDGEFYGFHLRVERGRRGHIIRNVVSGGVAERSGLRDGDRLLEVNNCYIDDVPHPEVARKIKVSGHQLCLLVLDGEDYERAVSRGQDLQRLAHMDESCKPPRLCHITRDPVSGLGITVTPLEGEKGRFVVNPVAGGAAEKAALCQGDRLVWINGAMVSDLTHSALSKMMKKCGDHITILVIDSESEKKYTQRRLPILPTMATPHQLPYRARTRHLISVSESFGFLLRLEKVPSGRTYHVLREMTRGSPAERAGVRDGELLLEVNGESVESLKHEEVVDRVKLSGREVYLTTITPMGLGFYTQLGLSPLLFCEDDAADEGKESSVPTSVEENSPPKEMHVSSNLRLCSLQKGPLGFGFKLGCDPQSPGTFISQVASGGPGQSAGLLAGDIVMEVNGQSVEGKPLEDVTMLAEEGGHILSLLVTHKTCYNKMEKTETPSKDVTRTEEEEDNEISAL